The Shewanella sp. MTB7 genome includes a window with the following:
- the metA gene encoding homoserine O-acetyltransferase MetA, with the protein MPVKIPDDLPAAEILESENIFVMSETRAANQDIRPMKVLILNLMPNKIETETQLLRLLGNTPLQVDVDLLRIHDKESKHTSIDHMNNFYRDFEAIRQKNYDGLIITGAPLGQVEFEDVSYWDDIRDIIDWSQQHVTSVLFLCWAAHAALFHLYGLNRKLLKQKRTGVFVHSRTSQHFPLLRGFDDEFLAPHSRFAEMDVDQLKAHPALQVLTESDSAGAYMVLSTNNRNLFVMGHPEYQKSTLKDEYFRDLAQGLEPEVPQNYFRDDNPEGEAVARWHGHGSLLVSNWLNYYVYQLTPYNLDDMIGIASCDSES; encoded by the coding sequence ATGCCGGTAAAAATTCCCGATGATCTGCCAGCTGCAGAGATTTTAGAATCTGAAAATATTTTTGTGATGTCCGAAACTCGGGCAGCCAATCAAGATATTCGTCCGATGAAAGTGCTTATCTTGAATTTGATGCCGAATAAAATTGAAACGGAAACCCAGTTACTCAGACTACTGGGAAATACACCACTGCAGGTGGATGTGGATCTACTTCGGATCCATGATAAGGAGTCAAAACATACTTCCATCGATCATATGAATAATTTCTATCGTGATTTTGAGGCGATACGGCAAAAAAATTATGATGGTCTGATTATAACTGGCGCTCCGCTTGGGCAAGTTGAATTTGAAGACGTAAGCTACTGGGATGATATTCGGGACATTATTGACTGGTCTCAACAACATGTCACCTCAGTATTATTTTTATGTTGGGCTGCTCACGCTGCACTTTTTCATCTCTATGGTTTGAACCGAAAACTACTAAAGCAGAAACGTACAGGTGTTTTTGTTCACAGCCGTACCAGCCAACATTTCCCTCTGCTAAGAGGTTTTGATGATGAGTTTCTTGCCCCTCACTCACGCTTTGCTGAAATGGACGTTGATCAACTGAAGGCTCATCCGGCTTTACAAGTGCTCACTGAATCTGATTCGGCCGGTGCCTATATGGTATTGAGTACTAATAATCGTAACTTGTTCGTGATGGGGCATCCAGAGTATCAAAAGTCGACGCTTAAAGATGAATATTTCCGAGATCTGGCACAAGGTCTTGAGCCAGAGGTGCCACAGAATTACTTCAGAGATGATAACCCAGAAGGTGAGGCGGTAGCGCGTTGGCATGGACATGGTAGTTTGCTGGTCAGCAATTGGTTGAATTACTATGTTTATCAGCTAACACCTTATAATCTAGATGATATGATCGGAATTGCTTCTTGTGACAGTGAAAGTTAA
- the tesB gene encoding acyl-CoA thioesterase II, producing MSQVLDDLLSLLSLEQIEVGLFRGQSQDIGLGHVFGGQVMGQALSAAKQTVAPTRKVHSFHSYFLRAGDDKLPIVYDVEIMRDGGSFSARRVKAIQKGCPIFYMTCSFQEHEEGFEHQAMIPDVPGPDGLLNQQDLAMTLRDKVPSQMLEKFMADSPIEMRLVDPQSLLNPKPREAKQHIWIRANGSVPKEHSVNEYLLAYASDFNFLVTAVQPHGVSFLTPGMRLATIDHAMWFHRPIDLNNWILYSNDSPNACGGRGFVKGQFFNQQGKLLASATQEGLIRMKHDKQSVK from the coding sequence ATGAGTCAGGTATTGGATGATCTATTATCTTTGCTTTCACTTGAGCAGATAGAGGTTGGTTTATTTCGAGGACAAAGCCAGGACATAGGCTTAGGTCATGTGTTTGGCGGTCAGGTTATGGGTCAAGCACTCAGTGCAGCTAAACAGACGGTTGCACCAACACGGAAAGTACATTCTTTTCATTCCTATTTTTTACGAGCTGGTGATGATAAGTTGCCCATAGTCTATGATGTCGAGATCATGCGCGATGGTGGCAGTTTCAGTGCAAGGCGAGTAAAGGCTATTCAGAAAGGCTGTCCTATCTTCTATATGACCTGTTCATTTCAAGAGCATGAAGAGGGGTTTGAACATCAAGCCATGATACCTGATGTACCAGGGCCTGATGGTTTGTTGAACCAACAAGATCTCGCGATGACCTTAAGAGATAAGGTTCCGTCTCAGATGCTTGAAAAATTTATGGCTGATTCGCCTATCGAGATGCGGTTAGTCGACCCTCAAAGTCTCTTGAATCCTAAGCCTAGAGAAGCTAAGCAGCATATTTGGATCCGTGCCAATGGTAGTGTGCCAAAAGAGCATTCAGTTAATGAATACCTGTTAGCTTATGCATCGGATTTCAACTTTCTAGTGACGGCTGTTCAGCCACACGGGGTTTCATTTTTAACGCCTGGAATGCGTCTGGCTACCATTGATCATGCAATGTGGTTTCATCGCCCAATCGATCTGAATAACTGGATACTGTATAGCAATGATAGTCCTAATGCCTGTGGCGGCAGAGGTTTTGTTAAGGGGCAGTTCTTTAATCAGCAAGGTAAACTGCTTGCTTCGGCAACTCAGGAAGGCTTGATCAGAATGAAGCATGACAAGCAGAGCGTAAAGTGA
- a CDS encoding SDR family NAD(P)-dependent oxidoreductase, with product MRFDNQVAVITGAGTGLGRAYSLALAERGANVALIDTCSSAGCDAHNGKENAENLLSCYQAVEELGVSAAMFQLDVRDSAGVTRVVNEIADLWGHIDILVNNAGVHRSCTFEHLTIDMWQEQLDVDLNGSFYMTKAVWSLMKHRGYGRIMMSCSVSALYGDMYETSYSASKMALIGLVNSLHMEGDEHNIKVNSLTPHALTSMTRDKLASSVKPLFSVSSITAAMLFLCSSEAPSGQHLLTAAGSVSHGQFAEFKPMYFQSESCKPEALLSGWQKLHHATPITLHNSGEDQVLAWARRGASEHHIRIE from the coding sequence ATGCGTTTTGATAATCAGGTTGCAGTTATTACCGGCGCGGGCACAGGATTAGGAAGAGCCTATTCGTTAGCTTTAGCCGAGCGGGGAGCCAACGTTGCCCTCATTGATACCTGCTCATCAGCTGGATGTGATGCACATAATGGCAAAGAAAATGCTGAAAATCTTTTGTCATGCTATCAAGCTGTTGAAGAGTTGGGTGTTAGCGCTGCAATGTTTCAGCTTGATGTAAGGGATAGTGCTGGGGTGACTCGTGTGGTCAATGAGATAGCTGATTTATGGGGTCATATCGATATCTTAGTTAACAATGCGGGAGTGCATCGTTCCTGTACTTTTGAGCATTTAACAATAGATATGTGGCAGGAACAGCTTGATGTGGATCTCAACGGCAGCTTCTACATGACAAAAGCAGTTTGGAGCCTGATGAAGCATCGTGGTTATGGCAGAATTATGATGAGTTGCAGTGTCAGTGCATTATATGGAGATATGTATGAGACCTCCTATAGTGCGAGCAAGATGGCCTTGATTGGCTTAGTTAACAGCTTGCATATGGAGGGTGATGAACATAATATTAAAGTTAACAGCTTAACCCCTCACGCACTAACCTCTATGACGAGAGATAAGCTGGCTTCGTCAGTTAAACCATTATTTTCAGTCTCATCTATTACAGCGGCTATGCTGTTTCTTTGTAGCTCTGAAGCGCCTTCAGGTCAACACCTTCTTACCGCTGCAGGCAGTGTTAGTCATGGGCAATTTGCCGAGTTTAAACCTATGTATTTCCAGTCTGAATCCTGTAAACCTGAAGCTTTACTCTCTGGTTGGCAGAAACTTCATCATGCCACACCGATAACGCTGCACAATAGTGGTGAAGATCAAGTGCTCGCTTGGGCGCGTCGTGGTGCTTCTGAACACCATATAAGAATTGAGTAG
- a CDS encoding 1,4-dihydroxy-2-naphthoate polyprenyltransferase yields MNPWILAIRPRTLPAAIGPLLVGNILALQLEQFSLVIACISMLCALLLQIAVNLANDYFDFKSGVDTEERLGPLRVTQSGLLSPTKVRNAMIFSLFLAFLVGSYLIWHGGWPIAILAAAVILGALGYSGGPYPLASHGLGEVAAFVFFGLVAVVGSYYLQAGSTNISAWLLGCAIGFLNAAIMLVNNTRDMVTDIKAGKQTLAIRIGLGQARLLYQAFVFLPFAVIIGGFLLGFLPGLPVLLAGLSLILARKLNSDFSNTSGADLNPLLGRTAKLTMIFSGLFSIGLAFV; encoded by the coding sequence ATGAATCCTTGGATACTGGCCATAAGGCCTCGCACTTTACCTGCGGCTATCGGGCCACTTTTGGTTGGCAACATATTGGCACTTCAGTTAGAGCAATTTAGCTTAGTTATCGCCTGCATCTCTATGCTATGTGCGCTTCTATTGCAAATTGCGGTTAACTTAGCGAATGACTATTTTGACTTTAAAAGTGGCGTCGATACCGAAGAACGGCTAGGCCCACTTCGTGTTACTCAAAGCGGACTCTTATCACCAACAAAAGTTCGTAACGCCATGATTTTCAGTCTATTCCTCGCATTTCTGGTGGGTTCATATTTAATTTGGCACGGTGGCTGGCCTATCGCAATACTCGCAGCAGCAGTCATACTCGGCGCGCTAGGTTACAGTGGTGGACCTTATCCCCTCGCCTCTCATGGGCTTGGCGAAGTCGCAGCTTTTGTTTTCTTTGGCTTAGTTGCTGTGGTTGGCAGTTACTATCTTCAAGCGGGAAGTACCAATATCTCAGCCTGGTTATTAGGCTGTGCTATCGGTTTCCTCAATGCTGCGATTATGTTGGTGAATAATACTCGGGACATGGTAACGGACATTAAAGCAGGTAAACAGACACTGGCGATCCGCATTGGACTCGGCCAAGCGAGATTGCTATATCAAGCTTTTGTCTTCCTGCCTTTCGCTGTGATCATAGGAGGTTTTTTGCTTGGATTCTTACCTGGCCTACCCGTTTTACTGGCGGGTTTATCATTAATATTAGCGCGTAAGCTCAACAGTGATTTCAGCAATACCTCTGGTGCAGATCTGAATCCTTTGTTGGGACGAACGGCTAAACTAACAATGATATTCAGTGGTTTATTTAGTATCGGCTTGGCATTTGTTTAA
- a CDS encoding EF-hand domain-containing protein — protein sequence MMKTNKLNIMTIVALGLLSTISVAEARWHNERPQFTQIDFNVDGTIDSAEFEQFHQQRMDERKAHGHMMRHNKQGGMFDIIDQNQDGLLSAEEFSQHQTQGCKNW from the coding sequence ATGATGAAGACCAATAAACTAAACATAATGACAATTGTTGCTCTAGGCCTGTTATCAACAATAAGTGTAGCCGAGGCGCGGTGGCACAACGAGAGACCTCAATTCACCCAAATCGATTTTAACGTAGATGGAACGATTGACTCAGCAGAATTTGAGCAATTTCATCAACAAAGAATGGATGAACGCAAGGCTCATGGGCATATGATGAGACATAATAAACAAGGAGGTATGTTCGATATTATTGATCAGAACCAAGACGGTTTACTCAGCGCCGAAGAGTTTAGTCAGCACCAAACCCAAGGGTGTAAAAATTGGTAA
- a CDS encoding VOC family protein has protein sequence MKEIVRINHVGLRVKSLAVSRAFYEQLGFEFIVGPIGPEPVAVMEHPCGININFILNGSDTEVQNVLMDLPEKHTGFTHIALEITDIDAVQQRLAELGFAITEGPITVPSGAMFIFIRDPDSNVVEFHQPAKNG, from the coding sequence ATGAAAGAGATAGTTCGGATTAATCATGTCGGTTTGAGAGTTAAAAGTTTAGCGGTCTCCCGTGCTTTTTATGAACAGTTGGGTTTTGAGTTTATTGTCGGCCCTATTGGGCCTGAGCCGGTTGCGGTGATGGAGCATCCGTGTGGGATAAACATTAACTTTATCCTTAATGGTTCAGACACAGAAGTGCAAAATGTGTTGATGGACTTGCCTGAGAAACACACAGGGTTTACGCATATTGCGCTTGAGATAACCGATATTGATGCGGTCCAGCAACGCTTAGCCGAATTAGGTTTTGCGATTACTGAAGGTCCGATCACTGTACCGAGCGGCGCTATGTTTATCTTTATCAGAGATCCTGACAGTAACGTGGTTGAGTTTCATCAGCCAGCCAAAAATGGATAA
- a CDS encoding YbaY family lipoprotein: protein MKKWLKSASPLVMTVGLISGSLLFGCATPNAGVEIHGDIWFKERMALPPEAMLTVQVKDVSLMDAPAVVIAEIERGDVTTPAPFQFIINRDQFEKGHTYSVGASISLNGKLMFINTQAYKIDLESSEPMSVLVQKVGR, encoded by the coding sequence ATGAAAAAGTGGTTAAAGTCAGCTTCACCTCTAGTGATGACAGTCGGTCTTATTTCGGGCAGTTTGCTTTTTGGATGTGCAACGCCCAATGCTGGGGTAGAGATCCACGGAGATATTTGGTTTAAGGAGCGAATGGCGCTGCCACCTGAAGCGATGTTGACTGTGCAGGTGAAAGACGTGTCTTTAATGGATGCTCCTGCGGTTGTTATAGCTGAGATAGAGAGGGGAGATGTGACTACGCCTGCACCGTTTCAATTTATCATCAATCGTGATCAATTTGAAAAAGGGCACACTTATTCTGTCGGTGCTAGCATCAGCCTAAATGGCAAACTGATGTTTATCAACACTCAAGCTTACAAGATAGATTTAGAGTCGAGTGAGCCTATGTCGGTTTTGGTACAGAAGGTCGGTCGTTAA
- a CDS encoding YbaY family lipoprotein, whose amino-acid sequence MIKLVKNSVLLLCLLLTACVTVQETQPVIVNGAAGYLEKITLPQGCSITIAIIDLDTPGVIMAQKSFDIARAPVPFKFILPADTVKDDVNYGVVAMILYQGQVIFQTYDRYPVIGNDKFTTEVIMKAVPGK is encoded by the coding sequence ATGATTAAATTAGTAAAAAATTCAGTATTGCTTCTTTGCCTACTTCTGACGGCATGTGTCACTGTACAAGAGACACAACCTGTGATCGTCAATGGTGCCGCTGGGTATCTAGAAAAGATCACTCTTCCTCAGGGATGCTCTATTACCATTGCAATCATCGATCTTGATACTCCTGGTGTGATTATGGCGCAGAAGAGTTTTGATATCGCCCGTGCTCCGGTGCCGTTTAAATTTATTCTTCCGGCAGATACAGTTAAAGATGATGTCAACTATGGCGTTGTGGCTATGATCTTGTATCAGGGGCAAGTCATTTTTCAGACTTATGACCGCTACCCTGTGATTGGTAATGATAAATTTACCACCGAAGTCATAATGAAAGCAGTTCCGGGTAAGTAA
- a CDS encoding immune inhibitor A domain-containing protein, with protein MFNKKVIPLAFVLAGLPITAISAEPVANVDAGAFDMVIADEQKLIQMLKASGKISQGASIKEAEVALRGYLRNRQKQESLRATEADEQISSEFAMSSELKANSKKIKRVKGEKNKTLGRGRGHRPANIELEQYDGTSREGRVLAILMEFPDFPHNSILPEDTGMYYEDYNQDHYRQILFGDDGWLAPNGHHADSFKQNYEAQSGGSYSVIGDVAGWYMASQPAAFYGNNVDGDARSLVREALTAASADADVDLSQFDIEDRYDLDGDGDYWEADGLVDHVMIFHSSVGEEAGGGQLGEDAIWAHRWNLGSIFAIPGAVSDVPYWGGAMVAYDYTIAPIDSAVGVISHEYGHDLGLPDEYDTRYTGRGEPVSMWSLMSSGSWAGRLGGTEPTGFSAWAKEQLQASMGGNWLHGATVEFDEITRAGVLGLLDQASSKGTNHDAIRVNLPQKEKRVTTPVSGEYAYFSGSVDNLTNQMVTPVDLTGANSAIAKFKTWYDIESDYDYAYLIVATDDSNVFVEGNITTNDDPEGINRGNGITGSSDGWVDAEFDLSAFAGQAVNLVLMYETDGGVANPGIYIDNFSVEADGAEILAANADEPNNEPFSFTGFTANSGVNYTDHYYLLEWRTHHGIDSGLAHINAGGETMVYEEGMLIWYVDDQYSDNWVGIHPGDGFLGVVDADQRVLKWSDGAAASTRYQIHDAAFSIDRHERMFLDLEEQYGVSLRDNHIKGQRMFYDRKRYIDSDIPDAGRNVTNYGLKIRVINQSRDRSVGAIKIYR; from the coding sequence GTGTTTAATAAAAAAGTTATACCTTTGGCCTTTGTGCTGGCAGGATTGCCGATCACCGCGATTTCTGCTGAGCCTGTTGCTAATGTCGATGCTGGTGCATTTGATATGGTGATTGCCGATGAGCAGAAACTAATACAGATGTTAAAAGCATCGGGCAAAATCTCTCAGGGAGCTTCGATTAAAGAGGCGGAAGTGGCGTTGCGAGGTTACTTAAGAAACCGTCAAAAACAGGAATCACTAAGGGCGACTGAGGCCGACGAGCAAATCAGTAGTGAATTCGCTATGAGCAGCGAATTAAAGGCCAACAGTAAGAAGATCAAGAGAGTAAAAGGTGAGAAAAATAAAACCTTAGGCCGTGGTCGAGGTCATCGTCCGGCTAACATAGAGTTAGAGCAATATGATGGTACGTCACGCGAAGGCCGTGTATTAGCCATCTTGATGGAGTTTCCCGATTTCCCTCATAATTCAATACTGCCAGAAGATACTGGTATGTATTACGAAGATTATAACCAAGATCACTATCGCCAAATTTTATTTGGTGATGATGGCTGGTTAGCCCCAAATGGCCACCATGCTGATTCATTTAAGCAAAATTATGAAGCTCAATCCGGTGGCAGTTATTCTGTTATCGGTGATGTTGCTGGCTGGTATATGGCGAGTCAACCTGCAGCATTTTATGGTAATAATGTGGATGGTGATGCGAGGAGTTTAGTGCGTGAGGCTCTAACCGCAGCGTCGGCCGATGCTGATGTGGATCTCTCGCAGTTCGACATCGAAGACAGATATGATCTTGATGGCGATGGTGATTATTGGGAGGCTGATGGTTTAGTTGATCATGTGATGATTTTCCATTCAAGCGTTGGCGAAGAGGCTGGTGGTGGCCAACTTGGTGAAGATGCTATTTGGGCTCATCGTTGGAACTTAGGCAGTATTTTTGCCATTCCAGGGGCTGTTTCAGATGTGCCCTATTGGGGGGGCGCTATGGTGGCGTATGACTACACTATTGCGCCAATTGACAGTGCGGTTGGTGTGATAAGCCATGAATATGGCCATGATCTTGGCTTACCGGATGAATACGATACTCGCTATACGGGACGAGGCGAGCCAGTGTCTATGTGGTCACTTATGTCATCAGGGAGCTGGGCTGGAAGATTAGGCGGTACAGAGCCTACTGGTTTCAGTGCTTGGGCGAAAGAGCAGCTACAAGCGTCCATGGGAGGTAATTGGTTACATGGTGCGACCGTTGAGTTTGATGAGATCACTCGCGCAGGTGTGCTAGGTCTGCTGGATCAGGCATCAAGTAAGGGCACCAATCATGATGCCATTCGCGTTAATCTGCCACAAAAAGAGAAAAGGGTCACAACCCCTGTCAGTGGTGAATATGCCTATTTCAGTGGCTCCGTTGATAATTTGACTAATCAGATGGTGACTCCGGTAGATTTGACTGGAGCGAACTCTGCTATTGCTAAGTTTAAAACCTGGTATGATATAGAGTCTGATTATGACTATGCCTATTTGATCGTGGCTACCGATGATAGCAATGTTTTTGTTGAAGGTAATATTACCACCAATGATGATCCTGAAGGGATCAATAGAGGCAATGGTATTACAGGGAGTTCAGATGGTTGGGTCGATGCTGAGTTTGATTTGAGCGCATTTGCAGGTCAAGCGGTTAACCTTGTGCTTATGTATGAAACCGATGGTGGTGTGGCTAATCCAGGCATCTATATTGATAATTTTAGTGTTGAGGCTGATGGCGCTGAAATTCTGGCAGCTAACGCCGATGAACCCAACAATGAACCCTTTAGCTTTACAGGTTTTACGGCTAATTCAGGGGTTAACTATACCGATCATTACTACCTACTTGAGTGGCGTACACACCATGGTATTGATAGTGGCTTAGCGCACATCAATGCGGGTGGAGAAACCATGGTCTATGAAGAAGGTATGCTTATTTGGTATGTCGATGATCAGTATTCAGACAACTGGGTGGGAATACACCCAGGAGATGGATTCTTAGGCGTGGTTGATGCGGATCAGCGAGTACTTAAATGGAGCGATGGTGCAGCGGCTTCTACCCGATATCAGATCCATGACGCCGCCTTTAGCATCGACAGGCACGAGAGGATGTTCTTAGATCTCGAAGAGCAATATGGTGTCTCTTTACGAGATAACCATATCAAAGGGCAACGTATGTTCTACGACCGCAAACGTTATATTGACAGTGACATCCCCGATGCTGGTCGAAACGTAACAAATTATGGCTTGAAGATACGTGTTATTAACCAGAGTAGAGACAGAAGCGTGGGAGCGATTAAAATTTATCGCTAG
- the ompW gene encoding outer membrane protein OmpW, protein MMKKNIVSGLVATALLSAGFTASISAHQAGDIIVRAGAIVVASNESSPVVANIAEFEVGNNTQLGLNFGYMLTDNIGIELLAATPFSHDISLGVLGKIAETKQLPPTLVAQYYFGSSDSKLRPYIGAGVNFTNFFDNEFNQDAKDAGLSDLSLSNSWGVAAQVGIDYQVNQNWLVNASIWYAQISTDVKFNLGDDALKVETDIDPWVYMVSIGYTF, encoded by the coding sequence ATGATGAAAAAAAATATCGTGTCTGGTTTAGTTGCTACCGCCCTACTTTCTGCTGGTTTTACCGCCTCTATATCTGCTCACCAAGCGGGTGATATTATTGTTCGTGCTGGTGCGATTGTGGTTGCATCAAACGAATCTAGCCCTGTTGTTGCCAATATCGCTGAGTTTGAAGTGGGCAATAATACTCAACTTGGTTTGAACTTTGGTTATATGCTGACTGACAACATAGGGATTGAGTTATTAGCTGCGACGCCTTTCAGTCACGACATCTCATTAGGTGTGCTTGGAAAGATAGCTGAAACTAAACAGCTGCCACCCACTTTAGTGGCTCAGTACTATTTTGGTTCATCTGATTCTAAGCTTCGTCCTTATATTGGTGCGGGTGTTAATTTTACTAATTTTTTCGATAATGAATTCAATCAAGATGCTAAAGATGCAGGTCTGTCAGATTTGAGTCTTTCAAACTCTTGGGGTGTTGCGGCTCAGGTCGGAATCGATTACCAAGTGAATCAAAACTGGTTAGTTAATGCGTCAATTTGGTATGCACAGATAAGCACTGACGTTAAGTTTAATCTAGGTGATGATGCACTAAAAGTTGAAACAGATATTGATCCATGGGTATATATGGTGAGTATTGGTTACACTTTTTAA
- a CDS encoding SDR family NAD(P)-dependent oxidoreductase, with amino-acid sequence MTQATAIIVGANSLLSREIAKQLSEQGVELALLAQDPDSLKDFCENLPSPVHLFPLNISAPSAIISTLESVWQSIGGAHLVLVNTGLNSYNSELPWIPEQDIITVNVQGFAAICNTSFRLFKEQGYGQLAAINSIAGLRGGPSVAYHASKAFATNYLEGLSMHAQRLKLPITITDLQLGLLDKAAMQKSRIWLSPPSEVARQIIKAMKAGKRQVYVTKRWRLVAWLTKLLPEFVYNTRHWRTKAERLAAKAEGKK; translated from the coding sequence ATGACACAAGCTACAGCCATTATCGTGGGTGCAAACTCACTCCTGAGTCGTGAGATAGCAAAACAACTCTCAGAACAAGGTGTTGAACTTGCACTACTTGCACAAGATCCTGACTCGCTAAAGGACTTCTGTGAAAATTTGCCAAGCCCTGTGCACCTATTCCCGCTGAATATTTCAGCGCCTTCAGCAATCATCTCAACCCTTGAAAGTGTTTGGCAGTCTATCGGCGGTGCTCACCTAGTCTTAGTCAATACAGGGCTAAACAGCTATAATTCAGAACTTCCTTGGATCCCTGAACAAGATATCATCACGGTCAATGTCCAAGGCTTCGCTGCTATCTGCAATACCAGTTTCCGCTTGTTCAAAGAACAAGGTTATGGCCAACTTGCCGCCATCAACTCTATTGCAGGTCTACGTGGTGGTCCAAGTGTGGCCTATCACGCTTCTAAAGCCTTTGCCACCAACTACCTCGAAGGGTTGAGCATGCATGCTCAGCGGTTGAAACTGCCTATCACTATCACGGATCTTCAGTTAGGTTTACTCGATAAAGCTGCCATGCAAAAAAGCAGAATTTGGCTATCTCCACCAAGTGAAGTTGCCCGCCAAATTATTAAAGCGATGAAGGCTGGAAAACGTCAGGTCTATGTGACTAAGCGTTGGCGTTTAGTGGCTTGGTTAACTAAGTTGCTGCCAGAATTCGTCTATAACACCCGTCATTGGCGAACTAAGGCCGAACGTTTGGCTGCCAAGGCTGAAGGGAAGAAATAG
- a CDS encoding DUF3624 domain-containing protein, translating into MTCKGCDSSIFRQKIGRCKACMWQLTVLSLIGWPLWWQLYADSPKQINSIALLFFCTAFTGLLALHLIVLGYRTLIVRLNKQNK; encoded by the coding sequence ATGACCTGCAAAGGCTGTGACAGCTCGATTTTCCGACAAAAGATTGGCCGTTGTAAAGCCTGTATGTGGCAGCTAACTGTGCTGTCACTTATCGGCTGGCCTCTGTGGTGGCAGCTCTATGCCGACAGCCCTAAACAGATAAATTCAATCGCGTTACTGTTTTTTTGTACTGCTTTTACCGGTCTTCTCGCCTTGCATTTAATCGTATTGGGTTATCGCACGCTTATTGTTCGACTCAACAAGCAGAACAAATAA
- a CDS encoding nucleotidyltransferase family protein gives MNQDESDSKSLISHEVQLTAWIRQDPLRMRALQLVQVLHLPQGFIAAGFVRNLVWDRLHGVECNRLLADIDVIYFNPSDISAAADKAYELELRELAPELPWSVKNQARMHIRNDDAPYLSSLDAMSYWPEQETAVGVMLHTGAIAEKGKCDDGIKLVSAFGFESLFNLKLTPNNKRSLALFEARLADKKWAVYYPKLIIN, from the coding sequence TTGAATCAAGATGAAAGCGACAGCAAAAGCTTAATTTCTCATGAGGTACAACTGACAGCTTGGATACGTCAGGACCCGCTAAGAATGCGAGCGCTACAGTTAGTTCAAGTACTCCATCTTCCCCAAGGTTTTATTGCGGCTGGCTTTGTCAGAAATCTCGTGTGGGACAGATTGCATGGGGTTGAATGTAACAGGCTACTTGCTGATATTGATGTTATCTATTTTAACCCTAGTGATATTTCAGCCGCTGCAGACAAAGCCTATGAACTTGAGTTAAGAGAGCTTGCTCCAGAGTTACCTTGGTCGGTTAAAAATCAAGCCAGAATGCATATTCGCAATGATGATGCTCCTTATCTGTCATCTCTGGATGCCATGAGTTATTGGCCTGAGCAGGAGACGGCTGTCGGAGTGATGCTGCATACAGGAGCCATCGCAGAGAAGGGTAAGTGTGATGATGGAATTAAACTGGTGTCTGCATTTGGTTTTGAGTCCTTGTTTAATCTAAAACTGACCCCCAATAACAAACGATCCCTCGCTCTGTTTGAAGCTCGACTAGCGGACAAAAAATGGGCAGTTTATTATCCTAAATTGATCATTAATTGA